From one Luteolibacter sp. SL250 genomic stretch:
- a CDS encoding endonuclease/exonuclease/phosphatase family protein — protein sequence MVLRKVAAALLLMACPAVAQEKPPATLKVLCWNIHHGVGVDKKLDLERIAAVIRAQDPDVVALQEVDRGCRRSANTDQPTILGELTGLKSAFGEAMPYDGGSYGQAILSKHPIKSTEVIRLSQNQEPRIGFRAQILHPAGPVTLVSVHFDYRSLESRLAEGGNLLKALEPISGPLVVAGDLNDVPGSATLALFKAPWEKVLLKAPSSSFPAREPVKEIDHIFQRGLITTEEASVIDERIASDHRPITAVLKFRAE from the coding sequence ATGGTTCTCCGGAAAGTCGCCGCCGCATTGCTTCTGATGGCTTGCCCCGCCGTGGCGCAGGAAAAGCCGCCCGCCACGCTGAAAGTCCTGTGCTGGAACATCCACCATGGTGTGGGGGTGGACAAGAAGCTGGACCTGGAGCGGATCGCGGCAGTCATCCGGGCACAGGATCCGGACGTCGTCGCGCTGCAGGAGGTGGACCGTGGATGCCGCCGCAGCGCGAACACGGACCAGCCCACGATCCTCGGCGAACTCACCGGCTTGAAATCCGCCTTCGGCGAGGCGATGCCCTATGACGGCGGCTCCTACGGCCAGGCCATCCTTTCAAAGCACCCGATCAAATCCACGGAGGTGATCCGGCTTTCGCAGAACCAGGAACCGAGGATCGGCTTCCGGGCGCAGATCCTGCACCCCGCCGGGCCAGTGACGCTGGTGAGCGTCCACTTCGACTACCGCTCGCTGGAGTCACGGCTGGCAGAGGGCGGGAACCTGTTGAAGGCGCTGGAACCCATCTCCGGACCGCTGGTGGTGGCCGGGGACCTGAATGACGTGCCCGGCTCCGCGACGCTGGCCTTGTTCAAGGCACCCTGGGAAAAGGTGCTGCTGAAAGCTCCGTCCTCATCCTTTCCGGCGCGTGAGCCGGTGAAGGAAATCGACCACATCTTCCAGCGCGGCCTCATCACGACGGAGGAGGCATCGGTGATCGACGAGCGCATCGCGTCCGACCACCGGCCGATCACCGCCGTGCTGAAGTTCCGCGCGGAGTGA
- the alaS gene encoding alanine--tRNA ligase: protein MTAAEIRNSFLDFFREKQHTIVPSASLLPQSPGLLFTNAGMNPFVPYFLGVEKAPYDPPRAADTQKCIRAGGKHNDLEDVGYDTYHHTFFEMLGNWSFGNYFKKEAIAWAWELVVERWGLPAHRLYASVYAPKPGDPGSFDQEAYDIWAELFRSKGCDPAVQIVHGNVKDNFWMMGETGPCGPCSELHVDLTPEGNPVTGRNLVNNDSDLCIEIWNLVFIQYNAEADGTFRELPAKHIDTGMGFERACSIIQNTNGFTDFSKKPSNYATDVFQPIFRKLEELSGKTYSNIYPALGADRSAFNEEMKDAIAFRVIADHLRTLSFSIADGIMPGNNGRNYVLRRILRRAVRYGRQLGFSGEKPFFGALVETLVAEMGGVFPELKNRQDTVRQTLETEEASFNQTLDRGLKRFEEALADDAKSISGDIAFELYDTFGFPIDLTELLAQERNLSLDKDRFEELMEQQRERARAAQKTTVVRALDISTDAVTEFSGFESDEVEATVLEIHPQEDALFVITDKTVFYAEMGGQSGDTGTLVAFGHEHPITGVQQIGKARAHIVAAAAGIKVMDRVTLKLDTSRRRPIEAHHTATHLLHWALHEAVSKDASQQGSSVDEHRLRFDFNSAAVSPQQIAMMEEMVNGAIKQGLSVSWTEVKHADIKGRTDIMQFFGDKYGENVRVVQIGGEPNQLNGPSMELCGGTHVRNTNEIGLFKIKSEGAIASGVRRIEAVCGESAWAYLNEATEKWDAEFKAAKVKLAAANEKLASLGAEPVTVNDFPTIMAAMLVERADIGQINATFASAQKTLEETQQAAIEAEKQFKKLQAGAAAKLADEALAELIAKGEPIIVSFESDASLLQELQNGLKKKNFGGPALAIVDDGEKLHLAVHCGPDALAKGLNAGALLRDFAGIAGGKGGGKPDQARGAAPDRSKLDEVKAAAASKFAV, encoded by the coding sequence ATGACCGCCGCCGAGATCCGCAACAGCTTCCTCGATTTCTTCCGTGAGAAACAGCACACCATCGTGCCCTCGGCATCGCTGCTCCCGCAGTCGCCCGGCCTGCTGTTCACCAACGCGGGGATGAACCCGTTCGTCCCGTACTTCCTCGGCGTCGAGAAGGCCCCGTATGATCCGCCACGCGCCGCGGACACGCAGAAATGCATCCGCGCCGGCGGCAAGCACAACGACCTGGAGGATGTGGGCTATGACACCTACCACCACACGTTCTTCGAGATGCTCGGGAACTGGTCTTTCGGGAACTACTTCAAGAAGGAAGCCATCGCCTGGGCATGGGAGCTGGTTGTGGAGCGCTGGGGCCTGCCCGCCCACCGCCTCTACGCGTCCGTCTACGCGCCGAAGCCGGGTGACCCGGGCAGCTTCGACCAGGAAGCCTACGACATCTGGGCCGAGCTGTTCCGCTCCAAGGGCTGCGATCCTGCGGTGCAGATCGTCCACGGCAACGTGAAGGACAACTTCTGGATGATGGGTGAGACCGGCCCCTGCGGACCGTGTTCCGAACTTCACGTGGACCTCACCCCGGAGGGCAACCCCGTCACCGGGCGCAACCTCGTCAACAACGACTCCGACCTCTGCATCGAGATCTGGAACCTCGTCTTCATCCAGTACAATGCGGAGGCCGACGGCACCTTCCGCGAGCTGCCCGCGAAGCACATCGACACCGGCATGGGCTTCGAGCGCGCCTGCTCCATCATCCAGAACACGAACGGCTTCACGGATTTCTCGAAGAAGCCCAGCAACTACGCCACGGACGTCTTCCAGCCCATCTTCCGCAAGTTGGAGGAACTGAGCGGCAAGACCTACTCCAACATCTATCCGGCGCTCGGTGCGGACCGCTCCGCCTTCAACGAGGAGATGAAGGACGCCATCGCCTTCCGCGTCATCGCCGACCACCTGCGCACCCTTTCGTTCTCCATCGCCGACGGTATCATGCCCGGCAACAACGGCCGGAACTACGTGCTGCGCCGCATCCTCCGTCGCGCGGTCCGCTACGGCCGCCAGCTCGGCTTCTCCGGTGAGAAGCCGTTCTTCGGCGCGTTGGTGGAAACGCTCGTCGCGGAAATGGGCGGCGTCTTCCCAGAACTGAAAAACCGCCAGGACACCGTCCGCCAGACCCTGGAAACGGAAGAGGCCAGCTTCAACCAGACGCTGGACCGCGGCCTCAAGCGTTTCGAGGAAGCCCTGGCCGATGACGCGAAGTCCATCTCCGGCGACATCGCCTTCGAACTTTACGACACCTTCGGTTTCCCCATCGACCTGACCGAGCTTCTCGCCCAGGAGCGCAACCTCTCGCTCGACAAGGATCGCTTCGAGGAACTGATGGAGCAGCAACGCGAACGCGCCCGTGCCGCCCAGAAAACCACCGTCGTCCGCGCGCTCGACATTTCCACGGATGCGGTCACGGAGTTCTCCGGTTTCGAGTCCGATGAGGTGGAGGCCACCGTGCTGGAGATCCACCCGCAGGAGGACGCGCTGTTCGTCATCACGGACAAGACGGTCTTCTACGCGGAGATGGGCGGCCAGTCCGGCGACACCGGCACGCTGGTTGCCTTCGGCCATGAGCACCCCATCACGGGTGTGCAGCAGATCGGAAAGGCACGCGCCCACATCGTGGCCGCCGCCGCCGGCATCAAGGTGATGGACCGCGTGACGCTCAAGCTGGACACCAGCCGCCGCCGCCCCATCGAGGCGCACCACACCGCCACCCACCTTCTCCACTGGGCGCTGCATGAGGCCGTTTCCAAGGACGCCTCCCAGCAGGGTTCCTCCGTGGACGAGCACCGCCTGCGCTTTGACTTCAACAGCGCCGCCGTTTCCCCGCAGCAGATCGCGATGATGGAGGAGATGGTCAACGGTGCCATCAAACAGGGCCTCTCCGTTTCCTGGACGGAGGTGAAGCACGCGGACATCAAGGGACGCACCGACATCATGCAGTTCTTCGGCGACAAGTACGGCGAGAACGTCCGCGTCGTCCAGATCGGCGGGGAGCCGAACCAGCTCAACGGACCGTCGATGGAACTCTGTGGCGGCACCCACGTCCGCAACACCAACGAGATCGGCCTTTTCAAGATCAAGAGCGAGGGTGCCATCGCGTCCGGCGTCCGCCGGATCGAGGCGGTCTGCGGTGAGTCCGCATGGGCCTACCTCAACGAGGCGACCGAGAAATGGGACGCCGAGTTCAAGGCGGCGAAGGTGAAACTCGCCGCCGCCAACGAGAAGCTCGCCTCGCTCGGCGCGGAGCCGGTCACCGTGAATGATTTCCCCACCATCATGGCGGCGATGCTCGTCGAGCGCGCGGACATCGGCCAGATCAACGCCACCTTTGCCTCCGCGCAGAAGACGCTGGAAGAGACCCAGCAGGCAGCCATCGAGGCGGAGAAGCAGTTCAAGAAGCTGCAGGCCGGAGCCGCCGCGAAGCTGGCGGACGAGGCGCTGGCCGAACTCATCGCCAAGGGCGAACCGATCATCGTTTCGTTCGAGTCGGACGCGTCCCTGCTCCAGGAACTCCAGAACGGGCTGAAGAAGAAAAATTTCGGCGGTCCCGCGCTGGCCATTGTCGATGACGGGGAGAAGCTCCACCTCGCCGTCCACTGTGGGCCGGACGCGCTGGCAAAGGGCCTGAACGCGGGCGCCTTGCTCCGTGATTTCGCCGGCATCGCCGGTGGCAAGGGCGGCGGCAAGCCGGACCAGGCGCGGGGAGCCGCACCGGACCGCTCGAAGCTCGATGAGGTGAAGGCCGCCGCGGCTTCCAAGTTCGCCGTTTGA
- a CDS encoding alpha/beta hydrolase, whose protein sequence is MKPLLLLITLAGIASAQYKNLWPTEAPGDPQRAAGSEKANAQGHLSQIEAPQYQTYLPEKDKATGAAVVILPGGGYGIVAIQHEGHELAKWFAERGVVGVVVKYRVPNQFPTPFLDARRAIRTVRANAAEWGVDPKKIGIMGFSAGGHLASLCTTRFNDTFPEQENRDEIDKQSARPDFSMLIYPVISMGPVGHSGSRNNLLGPNPTPEQIEKYSTEKAVTPETPPVFLLTTADDVVDCRNSLSFAAACKENKVPVTLHLFETGGHGYGLHGKGELAKWPDLLEGWLKAKGHVK, encoded by the coding sequence ATGAAACCACTGCTTCTTCTGATCACCCTCGCGGGAATCGCCTCCGCCCAATACAAGAACCTCTGGCCGACCGAGGCACCGGGAGACCCGCAACGGGCCGCCGGTTCGGAAAAGGCGAACGCCCAGGGCCATCTCAGCCAGATCGAGGCGCCGCAGTACCAGACCTATCTGCCGGAGAAGGACAAGGCCACGGGAGCCGCCGTGGTCATCCTGCCCGGTGGCGGCTACGGCATCGTCGCGATCCAGCATGAGGGGCACGAGCTTGCGAAATGGTTCGCGGAGCGCGGCGTGGTCGGCGTGGTGGTGAAATACCGCGTGCCGAACCAATTCCCCACCCCCTTCCTCGATGCCCGCCGTGCGATCCGGACGGTGCGGGCAAACGCCGCCGAATGGGGCGTGGACCCGAAGAAGATCGGCATCATGGGCTTTTCCGCCGGGGGACACCTGGCCAGCCTCTGCACCACCCGCTTCAACGACACCTTTCCCGAACAGGAGAACCGCGACGAGATCGACAAGCAGAGCGCGCGTCCGGATTTCTCGATGTTGATCTATCCCGTCATCTCGATGGGCCCGGTCGGCCACAGCGGTTCCCGCAACAACCTGCTGGGACCGAACCCGACGCCGGAGCAGATCGAAAAGTACTCCACCGAAAAGGCGGTCACGCCGGAGACCCCGCCAGTCTTCCTGCTCACCACCGCGGATGACGTGGTCGATTGCCGGAACAGCCTCAGCTTCGCCGCCGCCTGCAAGGAGAACAAGGTGCCCGTCACGCTGCATCTCTTCGAAACCGGTGGCCACGGCTACGGCCTGCACGGCAAGGGTGAACTGGCGAAGTGGCCCGACCTGCTGGAAGGCTGGCTGAAGGCGAAGGGTCACGTGAAGTGA
- a CDS encoding DUF1080 domain-containing protein, which produces MSFRSVGKASLAIAFVSSGFLHAAEQDWRPLLNEKMAGWEVWLGRPHPSIQGLPADLPADEKGKKLPLGLGNDPKGVFMMKMQDGEPVLRISGEIWGGLTTTETFTSYHLRTQIKWGEQKWEPRLDRVRDNGILYHCTGEHGAGGGNWKKSLEFQVQEGDMGDFWQVAGTRADIRAVQVEKDFFYDPKGEVHRFGEAEVEGVTKAHVAHLRGDFEKPHGEWNTLDLYVVGRDAVHVVNGTVVLVLRNASAVDKETKKETPLTSGQIQIQSEAAECFYRRMEIRPLVEFPADLRKAAGL; this is translated from the coding sequence ATGTCCTTCCGTTCCGTTGGAAAAGCATCGTTGGCCATTGCGTTCGTTTCGTCCGGATTTCTCCATGCCGCGGAGCAAGACTGGCGTCCCCTGCTCAACGAAAAGATGGCCGGTTGGGAAGTCTGGCTCGGCAGGCCGCATCCGTCGATCCAGGGACTGCCCGCCGATCTGCCGGCGGATGAGAAAGGGAAGAAACTCCCGCTCGGCCTGGGCAATGACCCGAAGGGCGTCTTCATGATGAAGATGCAGGATGGCGAGCCGGTGCTGCGCATTTCCGGAGAGATCTGGGGCGGGCTGACGACCACGGAGACGTTCACCAGCTACCATCTGCGGACGCAGATCAAGTGGGGTGAGCAGAAGTGGGAGCCACGGCTGGACCGGGTGCGGGACAACGGCATCCTCTACCACTGCACGGGCGAGCACGGCGCGGGCGGCGGCAACTGGAAGAAGAGCCTGGAGTTCCAGGTGCAGGAGGGCGACATGGGTGACTTCTGGCAGGTGGCGGGCACCCGTGCGGACATCCGTGCGGTCCAGGTGGAGAAGGATTTTTTCTACGACCCGAAAGGGGAGGTCCACCGCTTCGGTGAGGCGGAGGTGGAAGGCGTGACAAAGGCCCACGTGGCGCACCTGCGCGGTGACTTCGAGAAGCCGCATGGCGAATGGAACACGCTCGACCTCTACGTGGTCGGCCGGGATGCGGTGCACGTGGTGAACGGCACGGTGGTGCTGGTGCTGCGCAACGCGTCCGCCGTGGACAAGGAGACGAAAAAGGAAACTCCGCTCACCTCAGGACAGATCCAGATCCAGTCGGAGGCGGCGGAGTGTTTCTACCGGCGGATGGAGATCCGTCCGTTGGTGGAGTTCCCCGCGGATCTCAGGAAGGCCGCGGGGCTGTGA
- a CDS encoding ECF-type sigma factor → MEPRSDAPFPNTRWSLVAQVKGRPEAREKALGELCGLYWMPVYAFLRRRGMSPADAQDAAQGFLASLLAEDGFSKPDADAGKMRSFLLGALQRWQRGEWRKESALKRGGDREIQSMDALEAEKGFQAEQEGASPEDEFDRSCAMAILEAALQRLAEEQQAAGKGAAFAAMRPLLSPAGGNVSQDEVARELGLSAEALRVALHRLRKRFGELLRVTVADTLADPTEESIAEEMAALRRVLVG, encoded by the coding sequence ATGGAACCCCGCAGTGACGCGCCTTTCCCGAATACCCGCTGGAGCCTCGTGGCCCAGGTGAAAGGACGTCCGGAAGCCCGTGAAAAGGCGCTGGGCGAGCTGTGCGGCCTCTACTGGATGCCCGTCTATGCCTTCCTGCGGCGGCGGGGGATGTCCCCGGCGGACGCGCAGGACGCGGCCCAGGGTTTTCTGGCATCCCTGCTGGCTGAGGATGGCTTTTCCAAGCCGGACGCGGATGCGGGGAAGATGCGCTCCTTCCTGTTGGGCGCGCTCCAGCGCTGGCAGCGCGGGGAGTGGCGGAAGGAAAGCGCCCTGAAACGCGGTGGTGACCGGGAGATCCAGTCGATGGATGCGCTGGAGGCGGAAAAGGGCTTCCAGGCAGAGCAGGAGGGCGCGTCCCCGGAGGACGAGTTCGACCGCAGCTGCGCCATGGCCATCCTGGAGGCCGCCCTGCAACGGCTGGCGGAGGAACAGCAGGCGGCGGGAAAGGGCGCGGCCTTCGCCGCCATGCGGCCGCTCCTCAGCCCGGCGGGCGGAAATGTTTCCCAGGATGAAGTGGCACGGGAGCTGGGCCTGAGCGCGGAGGCGCTGCGCGTCGCCCTCCACCGGCTGCGGAAGAGGTTCGGCGAGCTGCTGCGCGTCACCGTGGCGGACACCCTGGCAGATCCCACGGAGGAATCCATCGCGGAGGAAATGGCTGCCCTGCGCCGGGTGCTGGTGGGGTGA
- a CDS encoding serine/threonine-protein kinase: protein MRQEDSILSGLDPAGLFDLGGGSIPATDGGASPWEPPTPAHLAALFPRWEILGLLGRGGMGAVYHARQPDLDREIAIKLLPIESSADEAFVQRFQREARTLAKLRHPNIVALHEFGTTPEGHPFFVMEYVDGSTLAEKIGSLTVPEALEIVRQACDALSHAHSLGIVHRDIKPSNILLDTAGHIKIADFGLAKWDQQHEAAMTLSRTGGFMGTAEYAAPEQVKDAAHADHRADIYSIGVLFYEMLTGERPRGVFRPPSAKSGSDPRLDPMVLRALQENPGERYQAAAELREELNRLHRRSHPLLLVTAGLCVLLTAAVAFLLLKDRFAPRHEPEKLAVASPPVAEAPAPPPLVPEPAISAAPETTPPAPEPAPPVPTPEPVTAPAAPQPKVFSFNAVDPRFYPPATFLDAGWKSCTLTAQGGAVLTQGGKLLLWDARWKTPREVTPPETIIQLSSTTDQALALGESGTLYRLGDADTPETLGGPPISLLGTCPDNKILPVILKSGELYLLPLTPKYPPVTLTAPPDVTALCLTYSGKVHLLDKGGNLHLATREKTEVIRTDIAAIAAGDQHVALLSKTGAVEILDGNPAPTDLGKILHITAARNTTIAVQEDGRAVIFNSTGGKAQRFRLESGTAPVTTSPAGLLIAR from the coding sequence ATGAGACAGGAAGATTCCATCCTCAGCGGCCTCGATCCGGCGGGACTGTTCGATCTCGGTGGAGGCTCCATCCCGGCCACGGACGGCGGCGCCTCCCCCTGGGAACCACCCACCCCCGCCCATCTCGCCGCGCTTTTCCCCCGCTGGGAGATCCTGGGCCTGCTGGGCCGCGGCGGCATGGGCGCGGTCTACCACGCGCGCCAGCCGGACCTGGACCGGGAGATCGCCATCAAGCTGCTGCCCATCGAGTCCAGCGCGGATGAAGCCTTCGTCCAGAGGTTCCAGCGGGAAGCACGGACGCTGGCAAAGCTCCGCCACCCGAACATCGTCGCCCTCCACGAGTTCGGCACCACGCCGGAAGGGCATCCGTTTTTCGTGATGGAGTATGTGGATGGCTCCACGCTGGCGGAAAAGATCGGCAGCCTCACGGTGCCGGAGGCCCTGGAGATCGTCCGCCAGGCGTGCGACGCCCTTTCCCACGCGCACTCGCTGGGCATCGTCCACCGCGACATCAAGCCGTCGAACATCCTGCTGGATACCGCCGGACACATCAAGATCGCGGACTTCGGGCTGGCGAAGTGGGATCAGCAGCATGAGGCGGCGATGACCCTGTCCCGCACCGGCGGCTTCATGGGCACCGCGGAATACGCCGCCCCGGAGCAGGTGAAGGACGCGGCCCATGCGGACCACCGCGCGGACATCTACTCCATCGGCGTGCTGTTCTATGAAATGCTGACGGGCGAGCGCCCGCGCGGCGTGTTCCGCCCGCCCTCCGCGAAGTCCGGCAGCGACCCGCGCCTGGACCCGATGGTGCTGCGTGCCCTGCAGGAAAACCCGGGCGAGCGCTACCAGGCCGCGGCGGAGCTGCGCGAAGAACTGAACCGCCTCCACCGGCGCTCCCACCCGCTGCTGCTGGTCACTGCGGGTCTCTGCGTGCTCCTCACCGCCGCCGTCGCCTTTCTTCTGCTGAAGGATCGCTTCGCTCCGCGGCACGAGCCGGAGAAATTGGCTGTCGCTTCACCTCCGGTTGCCGAAGCTCCGGCCCCTCCCCCTTTGGTGCCAGAGCCCGCCATTTCCGCCGCTCCTGAAACCACCCCACCCGCACCGGAACCGGCCCCTCCTGTCCCCACACCGGAACCTGTCACCGCGCCCGCCGCCCCACAGCCAAAGGTCTTTTCCTTCAACGCAGTCGATCCGCGGTTCTATCCACCGGCCACCTTTCTGGACGCCGGGTGGAAATCCTGCACGCTGACCGCGCAGGGTGGTGCCGTCCTCACCCAAGGAGGGAAGCTGCTGCTGTGGGATGCACGGTGGAAAACCCCGCGTGAGGTCACCCCTCCGGAAACGATCATCCAGCTTTCCTCCACGACGGATCAAGCGTTGGCACTGGGAGAGTCCGGTACGCTCTACCGCTTGGGGGATGCGGATACTCCGGAGACACTCGGCGGTCCGCCCATCTCGCTGCTTGGCACCTGTCCCGACAACAAGATCCTGCCAGTCATCCTCAAAAGCGGTGAGCTATACCTGCTCCCGCTGACGCCGAAATACCCCCCGGTCACGCTCACCGCCCCGCCGGATGTCACCGCGCTCTGCCTCACCTACAGCGGCAAGGTCCACCTGCTGGACAAAGGAGGAAACCTCCACCTTGCCACGAGGGAAAAAACGGAGGTCATCCGTACGGACATCGCCGCGATTGCCGCAGGTGACCAACATGTCGCCCTCCTCTCGAAAACCGGAGCCGTTGAGATCCTGGATGGAAATCCAGCACCCACCGATCTCGGCAAGATCCTGCACATCACGGCGGCACGAAACACCACCATCGCCGTGCAGGAAGACGGACGCGCCGTCATCTTCAACAGCACCGGCGGCAAGGCCCAGCGCTTCCGTCTGGAATCCGGAACCGCCCCTGTCACCACCAGCCCGGCGGGATTGCTGATCGCCCGGTAA
- a CDS encoding OmpA family protein — translation MKAILSLFACLTMAASAMPTSDAAGAKDYPGIPRYEGSKILTQSEQKFGEILLQTGGLSAPNSTDPKEVRPVSGALHRTTYALANTPDERRTVLEVFKNYEQALKDAGFTTIWTGDQGAIRNGPPAVSYFPEADRKELFTGIKERRYIAAEKGGLFAVVFVAERQWDHTFRKADPSNSFKADLKLPAGTIMVQADFINTTPMEDKMVLVKAEEMENKISDTGRIALYGIHFDFNKADLKPESEPTIGEIVKLLKDSPSLKLLVVGHTDNVGTFEFNQDLSQRRAATVVKELTTKHGIAAGRLSAHGASFISPVATNKTDEGKALNRRVELVEQ, via the coding sequence ATGAAAGCCATCCTATCGCTCTTCGCCTGCCTGACCATGGCGGCGTCCGCCATGCCCACCTCCGACGCCGCAGGCGCGAAGGACTACCCCGGCATCCCGCGCTATGAGGGATCCAAGATCCTGACCCAGTCGGAACAGAAGTTCGGCGAGATCCTCCTGCAGACCGGCGGCCTCAGTGCGCCGAACTCCACCGATCCGAAGGAGGTCCGCCCGGTTTCCGGCGCGCTCCACCGCACGACCTACGCCCTGGCCAACACCCCGGACGAACGCCGGACCGTGCTGGAGGTCTTCAAGAACTACGAGCAGGCGCTGAAGGACGCCGGGTTCACCACCATCTGGACCGGTGACCAGGGCGCCATCCGCAACGGCCCGCCCGCCGTCTCCTACTTCCCGGAAGCGGACCGCAAGGAACTGTTCACCGGCATCAAGGAGCGCCGCTACATCGCCGCGGAAAAGGGCGGACTCTTCGCCGTCGTCTTCGTCGCGGAGCGCCAGTGGGACCACACGTTCCGCAAGGCGGACCCGTCGAACTCCTTCAAGGCGGACCTGAAGCTGCCCGCAGGCACCATCATGGTCCAGGCGGACTTCATCAACACCACGCCGATGGAGGACAAGATGGTCCTGGTGAAGGCGGAGGAAATGGAGAACAAGATCTCCGACACCGGCCGCATCGCCCTCTACGGCATCCACTTCGACTTCAACAAGGCGGACCTCAAACCGGAGTCGGAGCCGACCATCGGTGAGATCGTGAAACTGCTGAAGGACAGCCCGTCGCTGAAGCTGCTGGTCGTGGGCCACACGGACAACGTCGGCACCTTTGAGTTCAACCAGGACCTGTCCCAGCGCCGCGCCGCCACCGTGGTGAAGGAGCTGACCACCAAGCACGGCATCGCCGCCGGCCGCCTGTCCGCCCACGGAGCGTCGTTCATCTCCCCCGTGGCCACCAACAAGACCGATGAAGGCAAGGCGCTCAACCGCCGCGTCGAGCTGGTCGAACAGTAA
- the dacB gene encoding D-alanyl-D-alanine carboxypeptidase/D-alanyl-D-alanine-endopeptidase: MSGKSAFGGLLLLALGAAGGWYFHDWSARRDPMPPVEETPPLVAEAEPPAPEKVEPTPPPANPLEQAFKDWSSAPELAGALIGYCVFDGEGKLLYGSPLAETALCPASALKTVTAGAAFGLLGPDFRFRTEVLAAGGISPAGTTTGDLVLKGGGDPTLSAEDLDVLAAQLAEKGLKRVEGSLKSDASVFPAEPVNEHWNWGDIGNAYGTGAYGLNVDHNVMSLWFDPGVKEGEPAKFGGSIPALGKTRWDVRVATGPVGSGDGVSIFSSPYAEVVQVRGTVPLGEKGFTVRGSVPNPPKLAEEIFRAALVKRGVTFGGRPHAVEETVPLAAHLSAPLPEIIDHMQLVSDNLEAQSLFLTMGRRADAPAAQVVKEYWEKAGVRFTGLRLIDGSGLARATMITPVDLARVNIAALKGPDGARYLQSLPGSSDGTLKAKRGAMSGVKTEVGFIIRDGKTYPFALMANGLGANVDFWKLRMSLLESIGQ; the protein is encoded by the coding sequence GTGAGCGGGAAATCGGCATTCGGCGGACTGTTGCTGTTGGCGCTGGGCGCGGCGGGTGGATGGTATTTCCACGATTGGTCCGCGAGGCGTGATCCCATGCCTCCCGTGGAGGAAACCCCGCCGCTGGTGGCGGAGGCGGAGCCACCCGCTCCGGAAAAAGTGGAACCCACCCCGCCTCCCGCGAATCCGCTGGAGCAGGCGTTCAAAGACTGGTCCTCCGCTCCGGAGCTTGCGGGTGCGCTGATCGGCTATTGTGTCTTCGATGGCGAGGGGAAGCTGCTCTACGGCTCCCCGCTGGCGGAAACCGCGCTCTGCCCCGCGTCCGCGCTGAAGACGGTGACGGCGGGCGCGGCGTTCGGATTGCTGGGGCCGGATTTCCGCTTCCGCACGGAGGTGCTGGCGGCAGGCGGCATCTCTCCGGCGGGCACCACTACGGGGGATCTCGTACTGAAGGGTGGCGGTGATCCCACGCTCTCGGCGGAAGACCTCGACGTGCTCGCCGCACAGCTCGCGGAAAAGGGGCTGAAGCGCGTGGAAGGCTCGCTGAAATCCGACGCGTCGGTTTTTCCGGCGGAGCCGGTGAACGAGCATTGGAACTGGGGCGACATCGGCAACGCCTACGGCACCGGTGCCTACGGGCTGAACGTGGACCACAACGTCATGTCGCTGTGGTTCGATCCCGGCGTGAAGGAAGGGGAGCCGGCGAAGTTCGGCGGCAGCATCCCGGCGTTGGGCAAGACCCGCTGGGACGTGCGGGTGGCCACCGGTCCGGTGGGCAGCGGGGACGGGGTGTCCATTTTCTCATCCCCCTATGCGGAAGTGGTGCAGGTGCGGGGGACCGTGCCGCTGGGCGAGAAGGGATTCACCGTCCGGGGTTCCGTGCCGAACCCGCCGAAGCTGGCGGAGGAGATCTTCCGTGCCGCGCTGGTGAAGCGAGGCGTCACCTTCGGCGGAAGGCCGCACGCCGTGGAGGAAACCGTGCCGCTCGCCGCCCACCTGTCCGCGCCGCTGCCGGAGATCATCGACCACATGCAGCTGGTGAGCGACAATCTGGAGGCGCAGAGCCTTTTCCTGACCATGGGCCGCCGTGCGGATGCGCCTGCCGCCCAGGTGGTGAAGGAGTATTGGGAGAAAGCCGGTGTCCGTTTCACCGGCCTGCGCCTGATCGATGGCAGCGGCCTCGCCCGGGCGACCATGATCACGCCGGTGGACCTGGCACGGGTGAACATCGCCGCGCTCAAGGGACCGGATGGCGCGCGCTATCTCCAGAGCCTGCCCGGTAGCTCCGACGGGACGCTGAAGGCGAAGCGCGGTGCCATGTCCGGTGTGAAGACCGAGGTGGGATTCATCATCCGGGATGGAAAAACCTACCCCTTCGCGCTCATGGCGAACGGCCTGGGGGCCAATGTGGACTTCTGGAAGCTGCGGATGTCGCTTCTGGAGTCGATCGGGCAGTGA